In a single window of the bacterium genome:
- the nadB gene encoding L-aspartate oxidase, whose product MIPEFLISFDTANLPCEEVDFVVFGGGIAGLSASLELKSYNTLLLYKNGLEETCSYNAQGGIASAMAKEDSPLKHKEDTVLTGCGLSNSQAIEILVTEGIDRIKDLIDKGLFFDKKEGDYHFTREGGHSCRRILHIEGDFTGKKITSFLYEKVEEEKNINISHSFFLIDFLSVEESITGALIYDRDKKRVFVLRAKAFILATGGAGNIFQETTNPAGITGDGLSVAYRRGVELTDLEFYQFHPTTLYLAGAPRFLISESVRGEGGVLRNVKGERFMFDYHPSGELAPRDVVTRSIIDQMKLTGSNCVYLDMSKIKDNLEKRFPQIYAFCKNYGIDLNKTSVPVRPAAHYFMGGIRTDIFGKTNLENLYACGEVACTGVHGANRLASNSLLEALVFGVRAARKSIEKIGQKIDKRELKYRFPQKADILIDKEDLKVSIKSLMWRNVGIEREEEVLKVATKKFENWENYAFHKEFSDIGGFEALNMLIISSLITKSALMRKESRGTHYRKDFPSQDDKNWKKNIVVSNKGLKIKI is encoded by the coding sequence ATGATTCCAGAATTTCTTATATCTTTTGATACTGCTAATCTACCTTGTGAAGAGGTGGATTTTGTTGTTTTTGGAGGAGGAATTGCAGGGTTAAGTGCTAGCCTTGAACTCAAATCTTATAATACCCTGCTTCTTTACAAAAATGGTCTTGAAGAGACCTGTTCTTATAATGCTCAAGGGGGGATTGCTTCAGCGATGGCAAAAGAAGATTCCCCGTTGAAACATAAGGAAGATACTGTTCTTACAGGATGTGGGTTATCCAATTCGCAAGCTATTGAAATTCTTGTGACAGAAGGTATTGATAGAATAAAAGACCTTATTGATAAGGGGCTTTTTTTTGATAAAAAAGAAGGGGATTACCATTTTACTCGTGAAGGTGGCCATTCTTGCAGGAGGATTCTACATATAGAAGGGGATTTTACAGGGAAAAAAATAACATCCTTCTTGTATGAGAAAGTAGAAGAAGAAAAAAATATAAATATATCACACTCTTTTTTTCTTATAGATTTTCTTTCTGTTGAAGAGAGTATAACTGGTGCTCTGATATATGACAGAGATAAAAAAAGAGTTTTTGTTTTAAGAGCAAAGGCTTTTATTCTTGCAACAGGTGGGGCGGGTAATATTTTCCAAGAAACAACAAATCCTGCTGGGATAACAGGAGATGGGCTATCTGTTGCTTACAGGAGAGGAGTAGAACTTACTGACCTTGAATTTTATCAGTTCCATCCAACAACTCTTTATCTTGCAGGAGCGCCAAGGTTTCTTATATCAGAAAGTGTTAGAGGTGAAGGTGGAGTTCTTAGAAACGTTAAAGGGGAAAGATTTATGTTTGATTACCATCCGTCTGGAGAACTTGCTCCGAGGGATGTTGTGACAAGGTCAATAATAGACCAGATGAAACTTACTGGTTCTAACTGTGTTTACCTTGATATGTCAAAGATTAAAGATAATTTAGAAAAAAGGTTTCCTCAGATATATGCTTTTTGTAAAAACTACGGGATAGATTTGAATAAGACCTCTGTTCCAGTTAGACCGGCAGCTCATTATTTTATGGGCGGTATTAGAACCGATATTTTTGGAAAGACTAACCTTGAAAACCTTTACGCTTGTGGTGAGGTTGCTTGTACAGGAGTTCATGGGGCTAATCGGCTTGCGAGTAACTCTCTACTTGAAGCTTTGGTGTTTGGAGTTAGGGCTGCAAGAAAATCTATTGAGAAAATAGGTCAAAAAATAGATAAGAGAGAGTTAAAATATAGGTTCCCACAGAAGGCGGATATTCTTATAGATAAGGAAGATCTTAAGGTATCTATTAAAAGTTTAATGTGGCGAAATGTAGGTATTGAAAGAGAAGAAGAAGTTTTAAAGGTTGCAACAAAAAAGTTTGAAAATTGGGAAAATTATGCTTTCCATAAAGAGTTTTCTGATATAGGTGGGTTTGAGGCTTTAAATATGTTGATAATATCTTCTTTGATTACAAAATCCGCTCTTATGAGAAAAGAGAGTAGAGGAACCCATTATAGGAAAGATTTCCCTTCACAAGATGATAAAAACTGGAAAAAAAATATTGTTGTAAGTAATAAAGGGTTGAAAATTAAGATTTAA
- the def gene encoding peptide deformylase codes for MDKIKKYGEEVLRSNSEEVKKIDGTILDIIKKMKKVLKEEKGLGLAAPQIGISKRIFIALDSEKKRIFTVINPEIIKKKGKEIDFEGCLSFPEMFFSIERAKTVVVKGQNDKGEDIIIEANGILARCFQHEIDHLNGKLIIDYATKEEKKVCKEKIERLLKK; via the coding sequence ATGGATAAAATAAAAAAATATGGTGAGGAAGTTCTTAGAAGTAACTCTGAAGAGGTGAAAAAGATTGATGGAACAATCTTGGATATAATTAAAAAGATGAAAAAAGTTCTTAAAGAAGAAAAAGGGCTTGGTCTTGCAGCACCTCAAATAGGTATCTCAAAAAGAATTTTTATAGCCTTAGATTCAGAGAAAAAAAGAATTTTTACTGTAATCAACCCTGAAATTATTAAAAAGAAAGGGAAAGAGATAGATTTTGAGGGATGTTTAAGTTTTCCTGAAATGTTTTTTTCTATTGAGCGAGCAAAAACGGTTGTTGTTAAAGGGCAGAACGATAAAGGTGAAGATATTATAATTGAAGCTAACGGAATTTTAGCAAGATGTTTTCAACACGAGATAGACCATCTTAACGGTAAACTAATTATAGATTATGCCACTAAGGAAGAGAAGAAGGTCTGCAAAGAAAAGATAGAAAGGCTTTTAAAAAAATGA